The Mytilus galloprovincialis chromosome 2, xbMytGall1.hap1.1, whole genome shotgun sequence genome has a window encoding:
- the LOC143062006 gene encoding uncharacterized protein LOC143062006, with amino-acid sequence MVLPTCLKRRHSLKGVRLVTAIKRIRGGQPQGLKEFARFQKDNKLDNLSMDDLRQQVLDLTGAELQDLLQFANRDNTVEEARWATHCLILYANEYGQPSGQDLTQSQDQTPTTSANPGNVQMSGDIVQSSGDNNNNGTNKRKRDDLEDRIANLENTTKEEVVKNLKEKINSDIDLEKIEGRMDELDKRITCSSGHKRKKSFQGSFLQFLQDLDCKHLSVCTPDDIRRFLIWKDFSGKTTIHGVHCKHLGQKGEFDCFCPKRLASGTVEGVINQLVNIFDDNGFGRYWDIFSKSGNPACAPIVKEYLKLIREEQASAHVLPKQAKPIFLSKIKAMCSYIDREIKSPGLSLRERYILYRDRAWMKLQFFAGDRASDLSLVVAQEVKVLNDNSGLVFQHTFGKTLRGDKGKSNTFVIKKCDDLSICPVQGLLDYVNFCQVSTVDMSVGYLFRIVSEKGRVLDKAVNYSVMYERLRYYLSLLGIYEGETPHSFRSGCAVTMALSGAAENVDQAMKYIGWFGRTSAEYYSRIHTLVDAGSIALRLSQGL; translated from the exons ATGGTTTTACCCACGTGTTTGAAACGGAGGCACTCATTAAAAGGGGTACGGTTAGTGACAGCTATTAAGAGAATAAGAGGAGGACAACCACAGGGCTTAAAGGAGTTTGCCCGTTTTCAAAAGGACAACAAATTGGATAATTTATCCATGGATGATCTGAGGCAACAG GTTCTGGATTTAACTGGTGCAGAACTACAAGATTTACTTCAATTTGCCAATAGAGATAATACAGTTGAAGAAGCCAGGTGGGCCACACATTGTTTGATACTGTATGCAAATGAATATGGGCAACCTAGTGGACAAGATTTAACCCAGTCACAAGATCAA aCTCCCACTACTAGTGCTAATCCTGGCAATGTGCAGATGAGTGGTGACATTGTGCAGAGTAGTGGTGACAACAACAACAATGGGACAAATAAAAGGAAGAGGGACGATTTGGAAGACAGGATTGCTAACTTAGAGAATACTACAAAAGAAGAAGTTGTTAAGAACTTAAAGGAGAAG ATAAATAGTgacattgatttggaaaaaattgAGGGAAGAATGGACGAGTTAGATAAACGAATAACTTGTTCATCAGGTCACAAGAGGAAGAAAAGTTTTCAAGGTTCTTTTCTCCAATTTCTCCAAGATTTAGATTGCAAACATTTGTCAGTTTGTACACCTGATGATATTCGAAGATTTTTAATTTGGAAGGATTTTTCTGGAAAAACTACTATTCACGGTGTTCATTGCAAACATTTAGGCCAAAAGGGGGAGTTTGACTGTTTTTGTCCAAAACGACTGGCGTCCGGTACAGTTGAAGGGGTGATTAATCAATTGGTTAATATATTTGATGATAATGGCTTTGGGAGATATTGGGACATTTTTTCTAAGTCTGGTAACCCTGCTTGTGCCCCCATAGTAAAAGAATATCTTAAACTAATCAGGGAAGAACAAGCCAGTGCACATGTATTGCCAAAACAAGCTAAGcctatatttttatcaaaaattaaggCAATGTGTTCATACATTGATAGGGAAATTAAAAGCCCTGGTCTGTCATTACGGGAGAGGTATATTCTGTATAGAGATAGAGCTTGGATGAAACTACAATTTTTTGCAGGTGATAGGGCTAGTGACCTTTCTTTAGTTGTTGCTCAGGAGGTAAAAGTATTAAATGATAATAGTGGCTTGGTTTTTCAACATACGTTTGGAAAGACACTCCGAGGTGATAAGGGAAAGAGTAATACATTTGTTATTAAAAAGTGTGATGACTTGTCTATTTGTCCTGTACAAGGTCTGCTTGATTATGTTAATTTTTGCCAAGTCAGTACAGTTGATATGTCAGTAGGTTATTTGTTCAGAATAGTTTCTGAAAAAGGCAGAGTGTTGGATAAGGCTGTCAATTACTCTGTCATGTATGAGAGATTGCGTTATTACTTATCACTGTTGGGAATTTATGAAGGAGAAACCCCCCATAGCTTTCGATCAGGTTGTGCAGTTACCATGGCTTTATCAGGGGCAGCTGAAAATGTAGACCAGGCAATGAAATATATTGGTTGGTTTGGCAGAACAAGTGCCGAGTACTATAGTAGAATTCATACATTAGTTGATGCAGGCAGTATTGCATTGAGATTATCTCAGGGTCTCTGA